The Astatotilapia calliptera chromosome 2, fAstCal1.2, whole genome shotgun sequence genome includes a window with the following:
- the LOC113031618 gene encoding uncharacterized protein LOC113031618, which yields MKSRKVKRILITKLMLTTLALQCKEIINDDLPVGHILDCWPTLKSQSQICAEFHRITNLHLKNHFYAVLDQHAPRLQSLFRKKAVCTGNVSDVLSQLFRSYNLQEQADIHAQSAGVLHALSAYLYEDTSTFIKTWDMMHSDRPDISEVPLGLLLIRANSSDATFFCPEKTAVLVEGNMIIVFTTLADAFLVIFGLTDVLHLSYPKCLANIFDFIQKVLMGLKGGKLKPKVLSLKNDLLAAE from the exons ATGAAGTCgagaaaagtgaaaagaatCCTGATTACAAAGCTGATGCTCACAACTTTGGCCTTGCAATGCAAAGAGATCATCAATGATGACCTACCAGTAGGTCACATCCTGGATTGCTGGCCTACTCTGAAATCCCAGTCCCAG ATCTGTGCAGAATTCCACAGGATTACAAACCTCCACCTGAAGAACCACTTTTATGCTGTGCTGGACCAACATGCTCCCCGGCTCCAGAGCTTATTCAGAAAGAAAGCTGTTTGCACAGGGAACGTGTCTGATGTCCTGTCTCAGCTCTTCAGAAGCTATAATCTCCAG GAACAAGCTGATATCCATGCGCAAAGTGCTGGTGTGCTTCATGCCCTCTCTGCCTATTTGTACGAAGACACCTCTACCTTCATCAAAACATGGGAT atGATGCATTCTGATAGACCAGATATTAGTGAAGTGCCACTTGGACTCCTCCTGATCAGAGCCAATTCCAGCGATGCAACATTCTTCTGCCCTGAGAAGACTGCAGTTTTGGTCGAGGGTAACATGATCATTGTTTTCACCACCCTGGCTGATGCATTTCTAGTAATATTTGGACTGACTGACGTCCTGCACCTAAGCTACCCAAAATGTTTGGCCAacatttttgactttattcAGAAAGTTTTGATGGGTCTGAAGGGTGGGAAGTTGAAGCCCAAAGTGCTGAGTCTTAAAAATGATCTTTTGGCAGCAGAATAA